TATTCTATTTTATTGTAAAATCGTGAAAGTATGTGAAATTTTAAAGGAGCAAAGATGTCAAAAGACAAAAAACACCAAAAAAGTGAGAAACTTGGCTATGAGGAAGAGCTTAGACTACTTCAAATTGAACTTTTAAAATTTCAAAATTACGTAAAAGAAAAAGGCCTTAGAGTACTTATGTTAATGGAAGGGCGCGACGCAGCCGGTAAAGGAGGAACGATAAAACGCCTAACTGAGCATCTAAATCCAAGAGGTTGCCGTATAGTAGCGCTTGCTAAGCCAAGTGATGTCGAAAAAACGCAGTGGTATTTTCAAAGATATGTGACTCATCTGCCAAGTGCTGGAGAGATCGTGATCTTTGATAGAAGTTGGTACAATAGAGCTGGTGTTGAGCCAGTGATGGGCTTTTGCACGCAAGAAGAGCATAAGGAATTTTTACGTGAAGTGCCAAAATTTGAAGAGATGATCATAAACTCTGGCATAATTTTCTTTAAAATTTATCTTTCAATCACAAAAGATGAGCAGAAAAAACGCTTCAAAGAGAGGCAAAATGATCCGTTAAAGCAATTTAAAATTTCACCCGTTGATCAAAAAGCACAAGAGCTTTGGGATCAATACTCTATCGCCAAATACTCAATGCTTCTTGCCTCTCACAATAGCATTTCGCCATGGGTCATTGTCTCAAGCGATAACAAAAAAGAAGCTAGGCTAAATGTCTTTAAATTTATCCTAAGTCACGTTGAATATCCAAAAAAGATAAATGACTACTTGGAATTTGACAAAAACGTCGTAAGAGACGGAAGTGAAGAGATAAAACGCATAGAAGAAGGGCTAAATAAAGATAAGTTAAAGAGTATCGATTAAAGAATTTTTAACTTCTAGCTGGCGATTTGCTTAGATTTGTTAGCTAAATTTTTAAGCCCACCACATTACTTTTGCCAAAATGACCATTATCAGGCAAAGCACTAGAGCTATTAAATGTGAAAATTTACCAAATGGATCAGGCTTTTTTAAAATAACGACATTAAAAACAGATATAAAAGTTACAAGGCACATTATAAGTAAAACAAAAATTTTTACAAGCAGTAGCTTTTGAAAGTTGCTTTGCCACCAGCCAAGCTCGCCTCCAAAATAGTCTTTTGCCATATAAGCGCCACTTATTAAAAGCAATAAAAATGCCGTACCAAAAACCTTTGCACTACCTTTTGTATAGGCTTTTTTAACTATTTCAAGGGTTTTGACATCAACCGTTTTTTTAGCAAACGGATATATGCAAACATCGAAAAATACATATCCTATAAATACAATGGCACAAATTAAATGAGTAATCAAAAAAAATAAATACATTTTTCGCCTTTTTGTTTGGCATTATATAAATTTTAACTATTTAAACTGCTTATTTTGAATCAATTTTAAGAATTTATGAAGATAATTTTATAAAAGAGC
The DNA window shown above is from Campylobacter concisus and carries:
- a CDS encoding trehalose-6-phosphate synthase, yielding MYLFFLITHLICAIVFIGYVFFDVCIYPFAKKTVDVKTLEIVKKAYTKGSAKVFGTAFLLLLISGAYMAKDYFGGELGWWQSNFQKLLLVKIFVLLIMCLVTFISVFNVVILKKPDPFGKFSHLIALVLCLIMVILAKVMWWA
- the ppk2 gene encoding polyphosphate kinase 2, translating into MSKDKKHQKSEKLGYEEELRLLQIELLKFQNYVKEKGLRVLMLMEGRDAAGKGGTIKRLTEHLNPRGCRIVALAKPSDVEKTQWYFQRYVTHLPSAGEIVIFDRSWYNRAGVEPVMGFCTQEEHKEFLREVPKFEEMIINSGIIFFKIYLSITKDEQKKRFKERQNDPLKQFKISPVDQKAQELWDQYSIAKYSMLLASHNSISPWVIVSSDNKKEARLNVFKFILSHVEYPKKINDYLEFDKNVVRDGSEEIKRIEEGLNKDKLKSID